Part of the Corynebacterium efficiens YS-314 genome is shown below.
CGGGGCCCTGGATGTTAAGAAGATCGGTGAGGGGGAGGCTTACACCGCCAATGGTGACATCGATGCCCTCAAGGAGAGTCAGGTCAACGTTGGCGTCATTGCTCTCGTTTCCTGGGTACTGCGCCTCAGCACGGATGGCTTCCAGCAGGGCCAGGAATCGATCCTGGTCTGCGGGGTCTACTGAGTCGGTGAAGAGGGACAGGTCGATGAGCTGTCCTTCAGCGGTGGCGAATGGTGCTTCCTGCGCCTGCGCTACAGCTGTAACGGGGAGTAGTGGGTGGGCAGGGACGGCGATGAGGGTTCCCGCAACCAGTGCGGTACTCGTGATGGCGGCGATGCCGATCCGCATGCTCCGGCTGATGGCCAGAGCGGATTTCCTGATTTTCAAGGGTCCTCCAGGTTTGAGAGTGTTACCTGATCATTTATTGAGTCTGTTCACAGCAAACTGCCCAAAAGAGAGCCAAATCACTGTGCATACTCAGCAACCCTCACCCTAATCACAGGTTCTATTTGATTCTATGGAATGCAAAATGTCTTATTTACCTATCCAAACCTAGATATCAATCACCTCTGCATGGTTCTCTGATTGAATTGCCAGCTGATAACTATTTTTTGGGGATCCGTTGGGTGTGAGGATGGGTTTTCAGTGATGCCGATGGCGCTGTAATTCACTCGCCAAGGGCACACCCATTAGGGGGCCCTCTACCCCCTCGGGGGTGGTTGTACAGTGAGGATCGGTCGTTTTGTTATATGACGGTGGTCGATTCTCCATATCGGTGGTGTAGCCGGGGCCGATTTATAAACTGCACAACCCTGAACATTGAGAAACCTCCCACAGCTTCCACCTGTGAATGGTGGTGAGCTGGAGAGGTTCTGGAAAATTAGTGTCTGTGTCTACTCCGCGTATTGGACCCTCACCTCCCCGATGCCGGAGTTGACGTGGATGTTCAGGGCCCCTGCGTCCTGGTCGGCATTGGCGTTGAGGTTGGGGACGTCGCAACGCGTGGTGCCGATGCCCGCCATGCAGGTGAGGTTCACGGGGATTTCCTCGGGGAGGATGACGGTGACCTCACCCACGCCGGAGGAGATCTGGACGCTGCGGTCCTCATCGACGGCGGTCAGGCCGGTGAGATCGAGTTCCATCTCGCCGACACCGGAGGTGTAGGAATCCTGGAGGTTGCCGTCGGTGGGGGCCAGCATCATGTCGCCGATGGCGGTGGTGTCCTCGAGTCCGCTGTAGGTCTCATCGACGATGGTTCCCAGTGCCACCGTGGACACAACCCCTCCAATCACCAGAATGCCGAGCACCCACGGCCAGACCCGCTTCTTTTTCTTCTCCGGCCGGTGCGCGGGGACATGCTGGATATCCCAGGTGTTAGGGTTGGGTGCCAGTGGATCCCAGGCCGGGGTGGTGGTGCGGTACTCCTGGGCGAAGGGGGCGCTGTAACCCTGGACGGGTTGCATCTCACTCAGGTCAGGCTGGGGCTGCGGGTAGAGGTTCGGGTCGAAGTTGGTGTTGGGAGTGGTCATCGTGGGGTCCTGTATCGAGTAGTGTCCGTTGGCGAGTAATCCGCGGGGTGGCAGGGGCTGTCGCTTGTGCAACCCCCACCACATCGCCCCCAGCAGGGCGTAGGTGATCAGGGAAGCGGAGCCGAACAGCTGGACCGCCCCGGAGGTGAACATTCCGGAAAAGAACACGAAGAAGATGGCCAGCCACCAGCCGTGCGTGCGATCCTGGGGATGGCCGGGTGTCCAGATCGCCTCGAGTGGGGAGACCGGGACGGAGTAGCGGGGCATGAGTAGCCAGGCCAGCAGATAGGCGGCCACCCCGGCACCGAGGAAACCGAACACCACGAAGGCCAGGCGCACCAGGGTGGGATCGATCTGGTAGCGGATGGCAATGCCTTCACACACCCCGGCCACCTTGGCGTTGCCACCCTGGCTGGAGGGGAAACGCACGGGGCGGGTCGCCCACATCTGACCCAGCACCCCGGTGGGCGGTGTCGAGGCCTGGGAGGTGGCATCCTCCTGAGCAAAGGGGATGAACCCGGGCGGGGTGTGGGTACGCGGTGGGTGTTCCTCATGGGTGCTCATAGGTTCATTGTGACCCTTCTATCAGGGAAACCACATCGGGGGATGCCCTGAATTCGGGTGGATCAGGGTGTTCCCTGATGGTCGGGGATGAAGTGGACATGACAAGATCAGGGCATGAGTAACACACCCGTGCCGTACACCCCGCAGCCGGCGGGGCAGCAGTTGGCACCGCTGTATCCCAAGTTCACCCGCTCCCGTGAGGGGCGTGTGGTGGCGGGCGTGGCATCGGGTCTGGCGCAGCACCTGGGGGTGTCCCTGTTCTGGGTGCGGGCCCTCCTCATCATCTCCTCGCTCCTCAACGGTGTCGGCATCGCGGCATATGCTCTGGTGTGGATTTTCACCAGGA
Proteins encoded:
- a CDS encoding PspC domain-containing protein, with protein sequence MSTHEEHPPRTHTPPGFIPFAQEDATSQASTPPTGVLGQMWATRPVRFPSSQGGNAKVAGVCEGIAIRYQIDPTLVRLAFVVFGFLGAGVAAYLLAWLLMPRYSVPVSPLEAIWTPGHPQDRTHGWWLAIFFVFFSGMFTSGAVQLFGSASLITYALLGAMWWGLHKRQPLPPRGLLANGHYSIQDPTMTTPNTNFDPNLYPQPQPDLSEMQPVQGYSAPFAQEYRTTTPAWDPLAPNPNTWDIQHVPAHRPEKKKKRVWPWVLGILVIGGVVSTVALGTIVDETYSGLEDTTAIGDMMLAPTDGNLQDSYTSGVGEMELDLTGLTAVDEDRSVQISSGVGEVTVILPEEIPVNLTCMAGIGTTRCDVPNLNANADQDAGALNIHVNSGIGEVRVQYAE